ACCACTGGGTGAGACTCCAGTGGAACAACGAGTACTGCACTGCGACGGGCATTGCCGCTGCGGACTGGTCAGGAACGTTGTACAGGGGCGGCACGCTCGCATAGTGTGTGAGTGCCTCGGCAGGCCCCCAGAAGACGATCCCTGCTGCGAGTCCGGCGGAGTACATCATCGCGAAGTAGGCGAAGTAACTGTACTCGGGCTGTTCATCGCCCAGTTTGAGCTTTCCCCACGGTCCGAAGATGAGGTATCCAAGAAAGAGAACGAAGCCGAGCATGCCGATGAGGAACGCCCAACTGAAATGAGCGAGCATGAAGTCCTGTATCGAGTAGACGATATTCGCTGCTGTATTAGGATCGTACGCGAAAATCGCTACGAACAGGAGTGTAATTCCTGCACCGAACCCGAAAATCGTCGGTTCGATTTCGTCGAAAAATTTCGTGAATGCATCCGTTTCGTCGGATTGACTCATCGACTCCACCCCCCCTTACAAGAGTTCGACAACGGATCGTCAGTCGGTGCGACAGTCAAATACCGACCCTCCCACGATCGAAATACAGTTCGCTTGGAGTGTATGCTTGGAAGACGGTTCACTAGCCCATACTGGCCGTGCGGTTCGTAGTTCATGGGTAATCCGTGTCTTTAATTACCGTGTTTTACGCTGACACACGACATATATCGTGAATGACTTTGATAAGTATTACGGGTATTGTTGCCACTGGTTACAGTATGTGTTTACAATTTATTACGGGAACGTTATTCGTGTACGGCTGCAGTAGAGGCTTTTTCTGTTACTTCATCTAGTTGTATTAGATAAATAATAAATTAGTCAAAAATCCCCACTCTCAGCACAGATCACCTTCCGAGTTCGCCGCAGTCATGACCGTTCTTCAATCTCTCCTCGTCATATCCGCCTCGTCTTGCGATATGTTTTGAACGAGGTAAGGACGGCTCGCTCCGCAACGCTTAATTCCACTCTTACACAAAATCTGTGTATGACTGACGGTTCTGACGAACCCGAGTCTCTCGACAGCCTCGCCTACTCGGCAGAGCGGGACCGAGGTATCCTCACACCGAGCGACAGGGAGTTCCTGATCGGGCGGAAATCCGACTACACGGATCATTCGAAAAAACAGAAACGAAATCGGATTCGTCGTCGGCTCCGCAACGCATTGCTCGATTTTACGCTTCTGTTCGAACATCTGGAAGACCGGGACCGAGAAACGGTCTTCAACCCCGACGATGACGCAAGAGACGACTACACGCGGGGGATCACCGATATGCTCGCGTTCCTCCATCTCGGAACGATGGGGTATTACACGCCATTCAAGGATATGCTTGCCCAAGGGGTCAACAAAGCCGAACAAGAGCTAGCGGGGTCCGACTATCGGATGGTGACCGTCGATTTTAACGTTGATCCAGTCGGGCAAATCGATGTAGACGAGGTCATCGACAAACTCGAAGTCGGTGATTTCGAAGAGATCACCGACGAGGAACTCCGCGCGTTCGTCCGTCTTCTCGCCGAATCCGAAGACTTCACCGCGACATCCATGCGTTCTGGGATGAAAGAACAAATGAGCGAATTTATGGCGAAAGTCAACGCCGCGACAAAGCAGCGAAATCACCGTGTCGAGGAACTGAACGACTGATTTTGTTGTCATATGACTTCATATCAATTACCCCCAATACATCGAATATTTATTTGATGGGTGTATAATAACAAAAACAGATGATTGGGAATCGGCGGGCATTCCTCTCTACTATGGGGATTATAGGAATTGGAGGGTGCGTCGGAAGTTTGAGCGGTTCCATCCCATCTGATGAAACTGATTCGGCCGACACTCGAACCACGTCCGATGGTGACGACCCTAGCAATCGTAAGCACCACAAGACGACGATTGGGTTCGCCGGAGACGCGATGGTCGGACGGGGACTCAACCATATTTACGGCGAGAAGGATGTCGAGCCAGCAACCATCTGGGGCGACTTCCAGCCCCGTCTTCAGTCCCTCGACGGCGTCTTTTGCAACCTCGAGTGTAGCTTGTCAAACCGTGGCGATCGGTTCCCCGACCGAGTGTACTACTTCCAGGGCGACCCCGAGTGGGCAGTCCCCGCACTTACCGCTGGGAATGTTCAATTCACAGCGCTGTCGAACAACCACTCGATGGATTTCGGAGCGGTAGCCCTTACTGATACGATAGACGTGCTCAGCGAGGCCGGTATCGAAAACGCAGGGACTGGTAAGACTCCGGCGGCAGCATGGGAACCAGCCACGTTTTCTGTTGGTGGTCTTGATGTCGCCGTTGTTTCGTTCTCAGATGAGTACGAATTCTACGCTGCGACCGACGACCGGCCTGGAATCGCCTGGGCTGAGACCGACCCAGAAAATCCAGAAACCCAACGCTTGGTCGGGAACGCAATCGAGCGCGCTCAATCAGGAAACCCGGATTTGCTCATTGTATCGGTCCATTGGGGGAAAAATTGGATCGAACGCCCCAGCGACCAACTTGTTTCGTTTGGCCACTGGCTCGTCGATCAGGGTGTAGACCTCGTTCACGGCCACAGCGCACATGTTGTCCAGGCGGTCGAACAGTATAGTGACGGCGTTATCCTCCACGACACTGGCAACCTCGTCGACGATTTCGGAATCAAAGACGACCTGGGCAACGACAAGAGCTATCTCTTCGAAGTTACGCTCACAGACGGTGAGTTCGACAAGATACGGCTTGTTCCGTTCCACATCGATGACGGTGTCCGTCCCGCCAACAAGAGCGAGGCAGCTTGGCTCCGGAAGACGATGCGGGATCGCTCCGAACCGTTCGAGACGACGTACGAACGGGATGGAGACGGACTCGTGGTTCGGCTATGAGGTGAGTACACCGCTGCAGGAGTCTTTTCTACTGCCGCTTCCAGAACGGTTGAGTCGCCTGACTTAGTACGGGGATGTAGTGAGGAAACGCCTGTTCGGAACACTTTGTGGATTGGTCTTCCTGATGAATTTTGGACGGACCATCTTTGCACCCCTATTCGAACCATTAATGGTTGCCTTCGGGACCGACCGCGCGACTATCGGCGTGTTGATCTCGCTGGTGTGGCTCGGAACAGCGATTCCACGTATTCCGATGGGATACGTTCTCACCCGAATCCCTCGACACCAAGCCGTGTTGGCGACGGGCGTCGTACTTGCCGGTGCATCGGGACTCATCGCGCTCGCGAATTCGTTTCCAACGCTCCAAATCGGAACGTTTCTGCTCGGTATCGCTAGCGGCGCCTATTTCGTTGCTGCTGTTCCGCTGATTGCGGAGTTGTACCCCGATTCGGTCGGACGTACCGTCGGCATTCACGGTGCGGCCGCGCAACTCGCCGCGGTTCTCGCGCCGACCATCGTAGTCGGCATTCTACTGGTCGCCTCGTGGCGTACCGTCTTCCTCGTTCTTGGGGTGTCTGCCATCATGTTCAGCATCGTGATGGCAAGAGTCGTTCGAGGATCTCGTATCGCGGACGAGGCCGTCCCCGACCGCGCGTTTCTCCCTGCCGTCCGTTCACACTGGCGAATCATCGCGACCGGACTGCTGATGGTCGGCGTTGCCGGATTCATGTGGCAAGGGCTGTTCAATTTCTATGTGGTCTATCTACAATCGTCGAAGGGGCTATCGACGACGACGGCAAACCTGCTTCTTACAGTCGTGTTCGCGGCCGGATTACCTGCATTTTGGTACGGCGGACGCCTTGCCGATCGTCTGCCAGTTGTCCCGTATATCTTGGCGATACTGACGGGGTTCGTCGGGTCGGTCGTTGCGCTTACCTATGCAGGCAATCTGGCTACGGTCTTTCTTCTCTCCATCTCCATCGGATACTTCATTCATAGCCTCTTCCCTGCACTGGATACCTACTTCCTCAATTCGCTCCCCGACGAGAACCGCGGCGTCGTTTATGCGGCGTTCACCGGTCTTTCACTGCTTGTCGAAGCAAACGGCACCGCCGCCGTCGGGCTACTCACCGATGCCGGATATGCATTCAACGCCGTCTTTCTCGCACTCGCATCGCTCGTCGGCTGTGTTATTCTCGTCCTCGCAGGACTCTATGTGACGGATCGACTTCCTGGTAACTAAAGCGGAACGGTAGACACTCGATTCACACTGTAATCTATAGCTCTCTAGCAACACGCTCGCCTTCGTGGATCGCTTCTTTGATCGTTCGTGCGGCGACCGCATCGCCGACGACGTGAACCTCCGGGACGACTCCAGAGAGTTCGTTCTCAAGTACGTCTTCAGATCGATGGAATCCAGCAAGAACGATACTCTCGAGATCCGGGATTTCAGCTGGCTTCCCGCGTTTCTTTAGCATCACGGTTGGCCAGTTAACACGGTCAACAGTCGTAAACGTATGTATCTCGACCGGAGTATCCATACTGAAAAGGTCGCGATGCAGCTTTGCCTTCGTCGGGCCAGTCAGGTCACCACCTGGGTCTCCACCGGGCTGTGCAAAGTGTACCGTCCGCCCTTCTTCAGCGAGGAATTTCGCAGTCCCGATACCTTTCCAGTGGTGTTCGCCATCGTCGATGACCAGCACGTGGTTGCCGGGGTCTACATACGAAGGCCCGTTCTCGGACCGAAGTGCTTCGGAAAGCACCTGCGTGCTCGTCAGCACCCGTGCATCCTCCCAGCCGGGGATGTCTTCCTCACGAATTCCGATCCCATGATACCCTCGTGGAAACGTCGGCTGCGAGGACCCAGTCGCAACTATCACCGCGTCCGGCGATTCACGTTCGACGTACTCCGCCGTTACCTCGACACCCGTTCGGACGGTCACATCCTCTCGGTCGAGTGCTTCGCGAAGCCAAAGCACGGGTTTCTCGAACTCTGCCTTGTTCGGAATTTCCTTGGCGAATCGCACTTGTCCACCGAGCGTCCCGTCCCGTTCACAGAGAGTAACTCGGTGTCCGATACGAGCCGCTACTTCGGCGGCCTTCATTCCAGCCGGGCCGCCACCAACAACGAGTACGTCCTTCGATTCGGTAGTTTTCGTGAGGCTTCCGACGCCGAGGTCGGCTTCGAATCCGGTCGCCGGGTTCAGCACACATCGGCAGGACGCACCCTCGTAGATGCGCTGAATACAGCCTTGGTTGCATCCCATGCACTCGATAAGTTCGTCGAGTCTCCCCTCCTGAGCTTTTCGAGCGACGTATGGGTCAGCGATGTGCCCCCGCGTCATAGAAACGATATCTGCAGCACCTTCCTGGAGGATCCGATCCGCGTGACGTGGGTCGGTGATCCGTCCCGTCGTGGCAACGGTCATCGTCGGGTTTTCCTCGTGAACGACAGTCCGGATGCGCTTGGCGAGTGGTGCAAGCAGGGCATGATCGCGCTGCATGTCGGGAACGATGTAATCCTGTTTCTGGTACGTTCCTGCCTTTACGACGAGATAATCGACTTGTTCCGTCGCTGCGAGCCGACGTGCCACCTCTTCGTAGCCCTCGATACCCATACCGTGTGGCGCGTCGTCGGTCGCGTTTACCTGAAGACCGACGACGAAGTCCTCACCGACCTCGTCGCGTACTGCATCGAGCGTCTCGTAGACAATACGCAGTCGATTTTCCACGGAACCACCGTACTCGTCCGTTCGTTCGTTCGAGTACGGAGAGAGGAATTGTGAGAGCAGGTATCCCCCATACCCCGAGTGAATCTCGACACCGTCGAATCCCCCTCGTTGGATTACGTTAGCGGTCGTCGCGTAGCTTTCGACCAGTTCACCGATTTCCGCCTGGTCCATTTGACGTGGCATCTCGCGGTTCACCGGGCCAGGAATATCCGAGGATGATAACACGGGCTGCTCGCTGAGGAGGCTCGTCATCTGCCGGCCATAGTGGAGGTTCTGGCAGATTATCCGTGCACCAGTTTCGTGGACGGCATCAGTTAGGCGCCGGAGTTGGGGAACGATGTCATCGTCCCAGCCACGAATCGCACTGCTGGACATCGAACTCGGATGATTCGCGAGATACGCCATGACGATGAGTCCGATACCGCCCTCACCGCGTTCGACGTAGTAATCGATGAGGGAGTCCGTGATTTCGGATCCTCGGGCATAGTTCGTCGTGTGCCCGGTCATCATCAGGCGATTGCGTAGCTCTACGGTGCCGATGCTCGTCGGTTCGAACAACCGTTCGTACCGGTAGTTGTTCGGGTCGTCGTCACGGAGTATTGCGGCGTCTGTTGGGTCGTTTGTCATTGAAATCGTCTGTTTGATTGATCACTGGTCTATCCGTTCTTCTCCACCATCCGCGGCAACGCTCGATGGGAGGCTGCCACCTTTGAGCCGTCCAGTATCGAGGACGGCCTTCACCTCGGGCTTCAGCTGCTCGTACGTGGCTGTCGATGTGACCAACGAGACGAGGATGAACACCGCGATACCGGCGAGTTGGGCGACTTGACCGCCGAGAAATCCCAACGGGATGGCCCAACCGAAGTACTGACCTCCATAGGCGAGTACCAACGTCAGAAAGAGACCAACGCAGCCTCCCCAAAGGATTCCCTCGGTGGTCGCTCCCTTCCAGTTGTATGCGAGGGCGACACCGGGAAAGATGACTGTCGCGAAGATGGCCCATCCAGCAGCACCGAGAACGAAGATGAGGCCGGGGAATGTTGCAGCGATTACACCGGCGATGACGAGAATCGCTGCAGTTGCGATCCGCCCATAGAGCACCTCTTGACCGTCGGTCATCCGGGTATTTCTGTACTCTTTCATGAAATCGTGTGTGACGGACGACGCTCCGACGTTGAGAAACGCGTTGCTCGTCGACATGATCGCCGCAACGATGGCCGTGAGCACGAATGCCGTCACGACATTCGGGGCGAAGTTGATCAGTGCGAGTGGAAGCACCAGATCCGGATTGTCGAAGTTCTGGATATCACCACGTGCGACGGCAGCACGGACATACGGACCGGCCCACCAGAACAGCGTCGTCATGAGGTACGCTGCGCCCGAAATGAGTGCGCCCCACTTCAATAGCGAAACGCGGCGAATCATGTAGAACTTCGTGATCGCTTGGGGCTGGCCAGCATGGGTGAGGTTGATGATGAGAATGGAGAGCAAAAGACCGATCGGAGCCAGGCCGTTCCCACCGAGGGTCGTGAACTCGAAGTATTGGGGGAAATCACCCTGAACAGTGCTAATCATCGCTCCGATACCACCGGGGTTGGAAGTGACGATGAAAAAGAACGTCAACACTCCGGATAGCGCCATGATCACTCCCTGAATTGCGTCGGACCAGATTGCTGCCAAGACACCGCCGATGACCGTGTAAATGCCAACGACAAGGAGGCCGATGATGAGACCTGTTATGAAATCGACGGGGAAGATGATGGACATGATAATTCCCAGCGCAGCGTACTGTGCCGCGAGATATCCCATCGACCCGAGGAAGACGGCAGCGATCCCGAGTAATCGAACGCGTTCGTCCTCAAACCGGTGATACATCGCATCGGGGACGGTGATAGCATCGACCGTCGTTCCGAGCACGCGCATTTTCCGCCCCACGAGCCAGTACGAGAGGACGAACGAGAAAATGATGACTGTCGTCGCCCACATCATAAACTCGGTGCCGAGAGCATACACTGTACCGGAAAGCCCGACGATTCCCCAACCACTCTGAGTCGATGCAAAGATGGAAAGGGCAATGACGAAGATGCCAGCACTGCGTCCTGCGACGTAGTAATCCTCTTCGTTGTTCATGTGCTTACTCGCTACAAAGCCAATACCGAGCATGAGAAGAGAAAAGAGGACGAAAAAGACCATTGCAGTGGATGATTGGTACTCGACACCAAGGCTTTCACCCCACGACTGAAGCACGATCCATCTCATATGTTAGTCCTCCGAGGGAGTAGTGTCGCGTTCGCGCTGGCGTTGCTGCAGGCTTTTTGCTTCGATACCAGTCACGTCTTCGATGTTCCTTCCGAGCGTTACTGCACCGACTAAAAAGAGACAGACTCCGAGAACGAAAAATTCGAGAACGGGTGACGGGAATCCCATGAGCCAAAGTGTCGGTATCACGGTATCGTCCTCCTTCCATTCATCAGTCGGTCACTCCCGACTTGCCATCGTAGTGATTTGGTATGTGGTCCCATATCACTACAATGATCATCATGGTTTGTCTTAAAGTTTAGTTGCACCTCAACAGATCCCAGTAGTATACGCGTGAAACCGGGTTTGTCAGCATATGATGTCGTACTATCGAAGACTGCGGCGTGCTGAGCCTTTCACCTCCGTCCGAGCTACTCACTCCTTTCGCTTCAACCACGACGAGTTAAACCGTGATACCGCACCCATGACCCTTGTTCGGAGTGAATCCTCGTCTTCGTCGGAGGGTCGCACCACTGATTCGTGGCGCGTCGAGTTCACGGACTTCTCACCGAAATTAGGTCGGAGGAACGATATCACGGACGCCACGCCGAACGTGAACCCTAACATCGCCGCGATAAACGCTGACACCAGCAGGGACTCACTAGTTTGCCATATGTCGAGTTGGATGAATGTTACGAATGCCCCCGAAATCAACAGAACAACTCCGACGCCCTTCAACATAAAATCAAGGTTCGAATTATAGGAAGAGACGTAGAGTGCATAGATCAGGCCTGCACCTGCAACGAATTCGATGGCGAACATCATAAGAAGGAGTATGACGGGTTCAAGCATCGGTATTACCGACGTGACTGACCCCTGCAGCATATTCCAGGTGCCATCCACGATCAGTACCACGACCCGTAGTTCCGTAGCGATCGCCACATCGAGAAACCGGAACAGAGCATCGATGATCGCCGATTCGATGTCGAGAACGTGATTGGATAACGCCCGAAAGAGTTGGTTTTCGGTGAACTCCGCGAGAAACGTGAACAGGAGAACAGGGGCGAGCATGATGGTCGTGGCGGCGGCGAAACCGGTGAGCACTTTCGTCCGATATCGTTGTACCAGCTTGTAGACGATCCAAGCCGTAAACAACAACGGCAGGAGCGTTACTGGATGATCGACGACGATTTGGAGGGTTGCATTCGACATATCTCTCGGACGGTTCGTATCGGTGGTTGCAATCGAAGAGGGATAGTGTTTTTTCACGATTCGGGTACGATTCTACATCGAGATTAGCCGTTTGGAGCCGCACCAGTGACCTCGTACAGGGCCTCGGCTGAGCATCCTTGTCCATATGGGTGGGTACTCGGAACGAGCATGGTGGCACCACAGGTGACGGCCGCCGCCGCGCTCGTCAAGAGCGCGAACCCGGCTGCTGGCCCAAATGGGATTCGTACGATACTCGAACGGACCGCTCGCGACGTCGGGGACAAAGCGTACTACGGCTCCGGCTATTTGGACACGAACAACGCTGTCAGATACTGAACAGGGGCAGTATTCTACCTCACTGGACGAGATACGGGCTATCGAGTGGCGGTCCAGTCAGCTCTTCTAGGGTTATTGGTCCGCTTAGGACGCGTCCAACGCGCAGTAGATAGTACTGCGAATCGAAGGCGGGTCGTTGGTTTCCGGTCCACGACATGACCACCCGGCCGGTGAGCGTGAACCCCTGTTGTAGTTGGACGTTCGATATTCGTAACGCCCGACGTGCGTTCGAGACGGACAGGCTCTGCGTGATGGATTGTCCGTTGAGCGTCAACTGGTCGATCGTCAGGGTTCCATTCTGTGCACCGACCGCGTAGATAAGGAGGTCGGTAAGGGAGATGGACACGGTCGGCGAGTGAGTGAGATTGACGTTCCCCGGCTCGACGGTGTAATTGGTTCGATTCGGACCGGGGTCATACGAGAACGTGAACGAATAGGCCTGCCCGTTCACCCAATCACTGTTCGAACGGGAGGCTGGTATCGTCGCGGTATCACCAATCCAGTGTTCCCTCGTTCCGGAACCGATTGGTCCACCGGCCCCTTGTCTTCCAATCCGTCCTTGTGCCCCGAACTGCTCGTTCATCACGATCGTCAAATATTGCGTGTCGGACAGCGATGTGACTTCGAACTCGGTAGCTTGCCCGACACCTGCCTGCAGCGCCACCGTTGTCGGATCGACATCCCGCCAACCCCTCGCACCCGTCTCAGAACCGAGTGCAAGGTTCATCGTAAATACCAAGCGGTCACCCAGCGCGGCCGAAGAACCGCTTGGATAGCGATATTGAACGACGAGATCGAGGGAATCGCTTCCACCGATCGACGACGGAAGCGATATTGTCTTCGTTCCCTGACCGACGGCGGTGAGATACGGTGTATACGCGGTCGTGCTTCCATAAAAATAGCCAATGACGGTGCCGTTGTTCTCGAGGAAGACGCGTATTTGGAGTTCGTCGTCTAGTTCGCCCCCATCCGCGGTACTCGTGTTCGTTTCCCCGGTCCCGGTTTGTCCCTCCTCGCTCGTTTGTGTAGCGAGTGAGAGGCTCAACGAGCGCCCCTCCGTGCTTCCGGCGTTCGTCAGCGTGATCCGCCGTTCGTCAGCACCGCCGGGGGCGAGAACGAAATCGCCCGTCGTAGGGATGCGATACTGGTCCGTATTGAGAAGCTTCATGTCCAACGACCCGGCTTCGACCACTCCCTGTTCGGGCTCGGAATCACGAAACGCGGCCCACGAACCGATGGACCATTGGCTGCTAACGCCGACCGTCGAGAGTGCAGCTAACATATGGCGTCGTGAAACGTCCCTCATCTCTTCGCTTCTTTGCATCTATTTTGACCCTTTATACATATACTTAGTTTATAATCAGTGAAATTATATTGAATATTGGAAGAACGTCGATGAACGGGGAGAAATCACGGTCATGGCGGCTATTCATGAGGCTGACCGGAAAGAAAGCAACGAAACGGGGATAGGCACCGAGATACTGCAGAAAGGGGCCATTACTAATGAGCTGTCCGAATAAATTAACTGACCAAGTCGGTTTGGTGATCCGTTCCGAAAACCGATGGACCGGTTCTTGACCAAAGTGAAGGAGGGACCATCCGCCGAGGAGGCGGTCTTCATCTCGCTAATGTGTTCATCGGGGGCGATTTTGACCGATCCGATAGCAGTTTATTATTTCATGATATAAATATATAATATTATTCAGAGTAAGTTTTAATAACATAGTGGTGGAAATGTATATTGGAATGAATTTGAATCTGAGTGGCCGACAAATGAAGGTGATACTCGCTGCGACGATCGTCGTCGGAGGTGTCATCGCGGGAATCGGAACATGGGCATTCTGGCAGGACACGGATACAAGCACGGACAACACCGTCGAAGCAGGGACGATGGATCTCGCGATAAACGGTAGCGCGAACGGAACGACGGACGATTTCAACCTCGTCAATGCACAACCGAGCGACACGGTTGCACAGAGCTACAGCCTTCAAAATATTGGAACGACCGAAGCCGAGGAGCTAACGGTTTCGTTCGCGGTCGCCGAGAACGACCTTCGCTCCGAACCGGCCGACTCGGGACTTGCCAACGAGCTGAATGCAAACGAAACGGCGAGTCTGATTCGCGTCCAATCACTCACCTACACGAACCCTGACGGAACGTCGGTCGATCTGGTCGCCGCTGCGTCGGACACAAACGGAAACGGCTACGTGGACCTCGAGGACATCCAGGCCGGTTCGAACCCGATCGAAGGATTACAACCACCTGCCGCAAATGCGAGCGACACTGCGACCCTCTCGATGACCCTAGAGGTCGCAAACGATGACGCTGCGTACTTTACCCGGAACGGAAACACGGCGGGGAACCTCACCGGCCTCGATGAGGACATCATGGCCGACGGCGTCGATATCGCCGTCACGTTCACCCTCAACCAAGACGCCAGCCAGTAATCCCGCTTCGACCTCCCAAATTTTTATTTTACTAGTTCAACAATAGAAATATATATGACAGCCCACGTTCGTCACCGTTTGCCCTGGCTACTGTTCGGACTACTCCTGCTGCCGATAGTCGTTCAGATCGTCTTCGTTGTCCTCCCCGGTATGGGGAGCTTCGCCATTCTGAGCGGCAGTATGCAACCTACCATCCAACAGGGAGACATCGTGTATACGTACGACAGCGGTCGGTACACGGAAGGGGACATCGTTACGTTTGCGCAGGGCAACGAGTTGATAACCCACCGAATCGTCGAGAAAACGCCTACGGGGTATCGAACGAAGGGTGACGCACGGATGAATCGAGATTCGTTCGTTGTCGAACGGCATCAGATCCGTGGTGAACTACTGGTGTCGGTTCCCCTCTATGGATATCTCATTCACCCTTCATTCGAACGAAGTTGGGCGCTCTATTCGATTTTCGTCGGCGTCCTCATCGTCGGAATCGCCGGGCAACGACTACTCGCCATCGACTGATTCGCCGCTCGCCCGAAACATCTCCTGTGATAGTGCTATGCGGTCGAACGGTCCCCAAATCGGTGCAATCTATACCTCCAGATGACGTGGGGAGTTACCCACGGACCGTGCACACTACCGATGGTCCGGATGAATGAGTCGTCGTATCGAACCACGTGACCGCGGCGAGGAGGTGATTCACGTGGGAGGTATTAATAAGTCGATATGGGGAGAGCGACTACTCAACACATGACCTTCACGCCCATTCGAACTACTCGGATGGGAAGTTCCTTTCTCCGATGGTTCGGGCGGCCGAACGAACCGGGTTGGACGGTATCGGTTTCACCGACCACTGTAACGTATCGTCGCGTGCTCATGCGAAGGACACACGTGCTATCCTCGGATTCAATCTCGACCGGCCGTACGAGCGGCAGCGACGTGCTAACCGGTAGCCGACGACAACGGTTCATTTTCGCGATTCCGACCCACGACGGACCATCAGTATGGCGCTGTCCGAATACACCCAAAAACCGTCCACAATGACGCTCACAAGGGGTGTATACCGCGCGAACCCCTCATCCTACGGAGCGAAGACTCGAGGACGGCCACGTGTCTGAGTCGTCAGCTACCGAGCGGTCAAACCAGCGTTTCGGTCCCGCTTATTGGCCGTGATTTCCGTCTTCTTCACCGGTCTATGCGGTAACTTGGTCGGCGAGACTGTCGATATCCTCCAGATCGTCCGGTACCAAGACCAACCGAAGTCGAGGACGACCAACATCGATCGGTACCTTCTCGGTCTCAATCAAACCACGATCCTCGAGCCGCGTCTTCGTTCGAGAGAACGTGGCTTTGCTCGCGACACCGGTATCCTCACCCCATTTGCTGATATCATAGAGGAGCACTTCGTTGTTCGCCCCAACCAATAAGGAGATCGCGACCTCGTCGAGTTCGTCGTCCTCTCCCGGAATCCTGTCGACCGATTCGAAAACCATCATGAAGTCCTCCTCGACCTCGTTCCCGAGTTCCTCGCGGAGCGTCTCCTGTACCCGTGTGAGTGGTGGCGTTCGCAAGTTGAACTCCTCACCGCTCTCCCAGTCGTCGTCGAACGTCGATCGAACGTTTTCGACCAAGTCGTCGTCTGTCGAGCGAAGGCCCGTCAGTTTGTCGTCCAGTGTTATGACCGAGATGATCTGATCGTCACTGATGAGGAGGGAGCTTCGTGCGATATCGGTAGTCGTCCGAAGTTCCAGTCGCCCCCGGTCTACCAGATCCGAAATCCGACTTGCGAGGATGAAATCATCGACGGACGATTTTAGCACATCGGGGGTCGCGAGTACGCGAAGGGTGGGTAGTTCGTTATCGAA
The Haladaptatus caseinilyticus DNA segment above includes these coding regions:
- a CDS encoding sodium:solute symporter family transporter, with translation MRWIVLQSWGESLGVEYQSSTAMVFFVLFSLLMLGIGFVASKHMNNEEDYYVAGRSAGIFVIALSIFASTQSGWGIVGLSGTVYALGTEFMMWATTVIIFSFVLSYWLVGRKMRVLGTTVDAITVPDAMYHRFEDERVRLLGIAAVFLGSMGYLAAQYAALGIIMSIIFPVDFITGLIIGLLVVGIYTVIGGVLAAIWSDAIQGVIMALSGVLTFFFIVTSNPGGIGAMISTVQGDFPQYFEFTTLGGNGLAPIGLLLSILIINLTHAGQPQAITKFYMIRRVSLLKWGALISGAAYLMTTLFWWAGPYVRAAVARGDIQNFDNPDLVLPLALINFAPNVVTAFVLTAIVAAIMSTSNAFLNVGASSVTHDFMKEYRNTRMTDGQEVLYGRIATAAILVIAGVIAATFPGLIFVLGAAGWAIFATVIFPGVALAYNWKGATTEGILWGGCVGLFLTLVLAYGGQYFGWAIPLGFLGGQVAQLAGIAVFILVSLVTSTATYEQLKPEVKAVLDTGRLKGGSLPSSVAADGGEERIDQ
- a CDS encoding CapA family protein: MSGSIPSDETDSADTRTTSDGDDPSNRKHHKTTIGFAGDAMVGRGLNHIYGEKDVEPATIWGDFQPRLQSLDGVFCNLECSLSNRGDRFPDRVYYFQGDPEWAVPALTAGNVQFTALSNNHSMDFGAVALTDTIDVLSEAGIENAGTGKTPAAAWEPATFSVGGLDVAVVSFSDEYEFYAATDDRPGIAWAETDPENPETQRLVGNAIERAQSGNPDLLIVSVHWGKNWIERPSDQLVSFGHWLVDQGVDLVHGHSAHVVQAVEQYSDGVILHDTGNLVDDFGIKDDLGNDKSYLFEVTLTDGEFDKIRLVPFHIDDGVRPANKSEAAWLRKTMRDRSEPFETTYERDGDGLVVRL
- a CDS encoding S8 family serine peptidase, whose amino-acid sequence is MTSYRASAEHPCPYGWVLGTSMVAPQVTAAAALVKSANPAAGPNGIRTILERTARDVGDKAYYGSGYLDTNNAVRY
- a CDS encoding MFS transporter, yielding MRKRLFGTLCGLVFLMNFGRTIFAPLFEPLMVAFGTDRATIGVLISLVWLGTAIPRIPMGYVLTRIPRHQAVLATGVVLAGASGLIALANSFPTLQIGTFLLGIASGAYFVAAVPLIAELYPDSVGRTVGIHGAAAQLAAVLAPTIVVGILLVASWRTVFLVLGVSAIMFSIVMARVVRGSRIADEAVPDRAFLPAVRSHWRIIATGLLMVGVAGFMWQGLFNFYVVYLQSSKGLSTTTANLLLTVVFAAGLPAFWYGGRLADRLPVVPYILAILTGFVGSVVALTYAGNLATVFLLSISIGYFIHSLFPALDTYFLNSLPDENRGVVYAAFTGLSLLVEANGTAAVGLLTDAGYAFNAVFLALASLVGCVILVLAGLYVTDRLPGN
- a CDS encoding oxidoreductase; translated protein: MTNDPTDAAILRDDDPNNYRYERLFEPTSIGTVELRNRLMMTGHTTNYARGSEITDSLIDYYVERGEGGIGLIVMAYLANHPSSMSSSAIRGWDDDIVPQLRRLTDAVHETGARIICQNLHYGRQMTSLLSEQPVLSSSDIPGPVNREMPRQMDQAEIGELVESYATTANVIQRGGFDGVEIHSGYGGYLLSQFLSPYSNERTDEYGGSVENRLRIVYETLDAVRDEVGEDFVVGLQVNATDDAPHGMGIEGYEEVARRLAATEQVDYLVVKAGTYQKQDYIVPDMQRDHALLAPLAKRIRTVVHEENPTMTVATTGRITDPRHADRILQEGAADIVSMTRGHIADPYVARKAQEGRLDELIECMGCNQGCIQRIYEGASCRCVLNPATGFEADLGVGSLTKTTESKDVLVVGGGPAGMKAAEVAARIGHRVTLCERDGTLGGQVRFAKEIPNKAEFEKPVLWLREALDREDVTVRTGVEVTAEYVERESPDAVIVATGSSQPTFPRGYHGIGIREEDIPGWEDARVLTSTQVLSEALRSENGPSYVDPGNHVLVIDDGEHHWKGIGTAKFLAEEGRTVHFAQPGGDPGGDLTGPTKAKLHRDLFSMDTPVEIHTFTTVDRVNWPTVMLKKRGKPAEIPDLESIVLAGFHRSEDVLENELSGVVPEVHVVGDAVAARTIKEAIHEGERVAREL